The Helianthus annuus cultivar XRQ/B chromosome 15, HanXRQr2.0-SUNRISE, whole genome shotgun sequence genomic sequence TCCGTATGTGGATCCGATAAATATCCAACCTGATTATGGAAGAGTTACACATCTAGTTTACGCTGATCAGTCATTATTTGAGCCATTTTCTGCATAAAACTAACCAAGTTAAGGGTCAAAGGTCAACTGCAATTCAGATGGACCCTTGGCACTGTTTCGAAAACCCTTGTCACTTTTTTTTCGAAATAGTCTGACATTTTGGAAAATATATGTcagattttcggataatcatgtTGATTATCCGAAATACATAATGATTATCTGAAATGCATGTTGATTATCCGAAACCCATCCGAAATGCAAGTTAATGATCCGAAGTCCATTCGAAATCCATCCGAAATGCATAGGAAACCTGCAAACCTTTAAATTCGAATTAGTAGTCCAAAGAAGTCAAAGAAAATCCGAAGAGCTTAGGAATCAAGATCAGTTTGAAATGTGACTTCGAATGAGAAAAAATGACATTATATAGTGTTTCGAATTAGGCTGAAGACCAATGGGCCTAGCCCAATTCAGAAAAGTGATCCGAACAATCATTCGAATTCAGTGGGCCTTATCTGATCTGGATTGTATTTTATCAGAAATCAATGGGCCTGATCCAAATTCAATGGGCCATATCTAAATCAGTACACTATTCCCTTTTAATGACAGAAAACATCTTTCTCAAAATCAATGATCCAACCAATCGAGCAACCTTTTTTGAACACAAGCACATAAATTcacacaaataaaataaaataaaataacataataaTGAGAGGAAATGCTACGGGATCAAATCATTCTCAAACTGattaaggaacacttttcagcaCATGCCTAATCAGACTGGTCCACGCGATTGTCAATATATTTATCCTCTTAAATCTAACGCCCATCCTTCAATTTTCAACGTCGTGATACGATTAAGGTAAAATTATACTATAACATCCGTGTGTCCCATACCATGATATACCCCCAGGATCAAGGTAAGCACACCAATTCATCGTAGCGGGTGAGTATACTGAGTCCATCCTTTCGTTTTTACAACGTCAGATTATTGGTGAACaagtcagtactttcgtacaacagagtgACCAAAAAGTCTGATGGGGGTTAGGTAAATACCTTTTGCGGTACGAATTATGCTTTAAAAGCACACGGAATTCTCTCGTTGTGAGATTTTATTCCTTTCAAGATTATTGGCCCTTTTATGGCTCTTTTAAGATATTCTGACTGtgcctaggtctgcatataatctagATGCAACAGAAGGACAACCCTGATATCCAGGATGACTCACTAGTATAAAGACTCGAAACCTCAGACGTTGGCTATCTGTCAACacaagatttaagaccatgaaATCATATTCCGGTGGTATGCTACCCACATGATGAATAGtccgttatgtttatatcacttggCATCTTTTTGCTTTTTGAGCGTTAGACCTATCGACACATcacagtagatcctagtcttttcagcttcGATGCCTTACATTTGTTAATGAAATTCTTTAGCAcgaatttttatttaatttcccAACAAATACTTCTCCCTCTAAATTTATGCAAAAGTAGAATACTTTAtactcaaatttacttatttatttgttttattgtaaaaaccatttttttaatcATAAAGTTTATTTGTGAATTATATTTGTTTGAGTTGGAGTTTTAGATATAAAATTTTGTTAAACATAGATACAAATATACATAAAGTATATTAATTCTTGTGATTTAAAAAAATTATCAAAATCATCTTAAGCGTTAATGCAGTTTTTTTTATACTTATAGTAATTTGAACTCATACCACATTAACCACATGCTACCAGAAGACATTGTCTTGGGTTTTGTTAAAACATaacacataaatatatatataatctacttAAAACATAATCTTTAGTTCTATTGAAAACAAAagctaaatatatatttgattaCCTGTCTAAGTTTTTATTTTGAGTTGTATTGTTGTAAAAGTTTTGTGTTTTAGTAACAACAAAAGAAttggatcctgtaaaaaaggtctaaagtgtgagaagggtaagaaagaattTCAGCCATTAGAttttttgatctaatggttaagATCAATAGGgattaaattataaaatattttcattaatttggactgatttgaaatatcaaggggcaatatagtcttttaaacccactagaaattaggtaatgcacatgtaacttccccccgtcttttttaaacgtcaataactttttgtacgtaacttttaaaaaaaattacaccataataacgagcgtttttttatctttaatatgagtaccatattactatacttatatagaggaaaaatatgtttcgatcatatgtttagtcaatgaatggtgttatatacttgctgaattatgttatatacttgctgaatgctgaatggtgttatatacttgctgaatggtgttatattcttccTATAATTAAAgtggcggttatgggaagtttttaattaattgaattaaggataaaattaattgtttaacttttttaattaatttagatCTATTGGCTAAGATTCTTTCTTAACTTTCTCACAATTtaggtcttttttacaataaccttactcTGGTTGGAGGCTATGGAGGGTAGTGGTTGTGGTAggtataaaaatgaaaaatgaaaaaatgagAATTTAAAAAGAGGTGGGTTAAGTTCAGGTATTCACATGGAAGCTACAGAGGCTATGGAGGGTAGGGGAAGACTTATTTTCATAAATAAGAAAGGGACATATTTATTTCACTTAATATGTGACCCACCTCACTTACCCATATCACCCTTTTGATTTTACAACACCCCACCCACCCCCAATCTTACTGTGCCCCTACCCCTGTCCTTTATAATTCTCTTGTTTTATTTCTGCATCTTAGTAAATGTAAAAAGGTTAAAATCTttaagactagtgggtatggggCCGGCCCTGCCCCGGCGCCGCACCCCCACACCGGCCTCCTTCCCTTTGTTCCGTTGTTTCGTCTGCTGAAGGACGATCTCACCAGCCCACCTTTCTCTCTCTTTCATCTTTCTCTCCCCTCTCACTCTAAAATcaaattaatttatattttttaattgtttttataaatagTGTGAGGCCCCATCCTCCACCCTCTTGGTCTATCCCCTTTAGGCTCATCCTCACTCCCGATGGCATAACGGCCCACCCCCTTGAGGATGAGCCTCACCATACCTTCTAGCCTAATAAAATGTAGGAAACGATTTGGACAAGGTACACGTGATTGAAATTTAGGTGGATAATTACACAATTTTTAGTGATAAACATTACGCGCCGTTGTATTAGAAAATATTTTTTCATAGTTAAAAAACCGATTACAAAGACGACATACACATTAGAGACAAAAAGTGGATGCATGGAAGTATATATCATGATAATTTGTGGTATTTATGATATGTTTTGACTATGGATGGAAGTAAATATCATGATAATTAGTGATATTTATGATTGGTTTGAGTTGTTTAActagttttgaaaaaaaatggaTCTAATTTTAGAGAAATGCACTCAAATTCTTATAATGCGCTGACTCGAACAGAAGCTCATAGGAAATTAGGGTGAATAATTCCTCTAGACATCTAGTCGATTATGTGATTCTCGAAGACGTCTCCGTATGAAAGTTGATCCAAACCAACCCGGTCAGATTTCGTTTCTTCATAATTGTTAACTAGTGGCGTACCCGTGCGCGTTGCGACGCGTAAACTACCAAAAAGTTTAACGTTATCAGAACTCTATAAAATAAAACCAAAACCTTTAAGTAAACCCACCTCACATCTTAGTGGTCGTGAACCATGGATAAAATTAATATTGGATATGTATGATTTTGAATATGTATACAACCTTCATAGCGTGTACATAATAAGTGCATAGATTACATATATTATTACACACAACTCAGTTTTGAACCAAATATATATCGAAACGTGGATTAAAATAAGCATATCGCAATGTATATTGGTATtctataaaatataatattttgaaagcTATTTGCTAATTGTGGTTATATCTTAAAAGATATATTCACGAGGTTTGTAAAATTAAAACTGACCGTTGATATATATTATAATGTTATGAAATAAAAATGACTAAGGCGTTTAAAAAATTAACAAAGCATGACCAACACTGTAAATAGCTAATATATCATAATCAACTTACTTTGCTATTTATCAAGAAAAAGATTACAAAATTTAAAATTATGTTTCATTTGTACACTTTATTGTACTCAAGTTTGCTAATCTCTAGTGACATTGAGGAAGTCACGGAAGCTATTGTTTCAAGAGAAGTAAAATGGTTTCCTCGCTGCTCTCTATCTTCAATAGGCTATCTTTTTCTCGTAACTTATAATAGATGAACTCCAAGAAGAATTTTGAGCCCTTTTGATTCATCTTTCTTTCCAAATAACAATAGATGCTTCTATTTTGTCCTTAAGATCAAGAACGATTAGCTCTATTGAGAGATCCATTGTTGATAGAAACTACCCCGCGTCAAAGTAGTCAACTGTAATTGCTAGGAGATGTGGGCCATTCAAATTCACAAGTGTCCCTTTGCCATCCGCCCCTAAAAGATCACAACAATTTAAATAAATATGAAAAGGAGTGAAATTTAAAAACAAGAAGAATAATCAGGAGCTAAGTGTAAGAGTTCTGATACATGCATGTTTGACGAAAAATAAGAACTGAAATTATCTTGCAACCTAAACAAGAAGAATAATCAGGAGCTAAGTTTCAACTCGTTAGCCTTTAAAATTATTTATCAAAAAAGTAACAATTCTCATTTAAAGACTAACTATTTTACTTTTTGGAAAATAAAAAACAACATATTCTAAATTTGTTTCCGAAAAGCATAAGATACACAAATTTATATTTACTTTGCATGTAAAATTAAGAGTAAATTATACAGTTTGCTGGTAAGACCATATTGCCCTTTTGGGCCAACTTTCTAGATGCAATACATATGGTCCTTATAGTTCACTCAACGGTAACACGCTAACATACTAATTGACATTAAAAATCTGTAAAGTTCATGTACATTGTGAAATAACCTTATTATATTAAttacataaataaataaactacCCATTCTAATGCAAATTAAGCATGTCTATGAAAAACAAAGGCATGAAGGCAGGGCATGATAACAGAGCCCATACACTTAATGAGATTTTAAAAGGTGAAAATAGTTAAATCTCTGGTACTATGTAACTTCTCATCGCTCTCAGTTTCCAGTTTAATAACTTAGTCGATATTATTTCAGGATGCCTTAGAGCTTTCTTTGTTGACATTAATGTGGAGCATCTAGGATTAGGACAATAAACTTTATCTGTCACCGGAATTGAATCTTCTTTCAAACGTTGTCTCATCATCTCAATAAACTTCGGGGTCAAGAACTTCTCACAGCTTTCAATTCTCAACTCATTCCCACAACCTTCATGAGGGCATTTTGGTAACACACCCGAATGCAATTTCACCTCTACGTGCTGCTTCACACAAGAATAGCAATATCGGTGTGTGCAACTTTCAACTAAAAAAAATTGGTCTATAGATTTATCATCTAAGCATATTACACAATTTTCAAGCTCTTCTTGACTTGATACCACCTTGCTTTTCTGGGAACTTATTGCTTCTCTTGCAAGCTTAAACGCAAATTTGACATCTTTACAAGCAATAAGGGAGTGCTCACAGTATGTGAAACTTTTTCGAAGGAGATTCAACTGATCCataaagtttataattttttGTTGCTTTGGCCGCCACCACCCACTAACCTAAAATTACCGACACGTTGTCAGGACAATCTAAGCGGCAGATAATGGCTTGATATGATTATATCAAGCCATGAAAGATGCATGAGTTCTTAAATATAAAACTCGCAAAATTGGATAAAAAAACTGTCCACAAAACAAGTCGTCTTATAATTCATATAATAAGCTGTCCAAAAGTAACCCAACTAtccaaatatataaaaaataaaaacatatctAAATACATCAGATGACTAAACCATACACCAAGAAACACAAAAAGCATACGAAGCAATTTATGTATCAATAAACTTGATCACCGAAGCATACAAATAGTTACACTTGACATAAAAAAAGCATGCAATATATAAACTATACAAAAATAAATTTCTATTGCCTATTTCTAACGGTCCGGATCCAGTATGGTTTTTCCAGTAGGTTTTCCTACAAACCGTGAACCAAACCGTTCGTTACGGTTTCAAAATTTCCAAACCGACCGTGAAAGAAAACCGGCGAACACCCCTAAATTTTTATCATAGACAGTCAACTTGACACAACAGATAGTTGATATAGATGTATATTAATGCATTGTACATTTGTATGATGATAATCTAATATAAGGGGAAACCAACTCACAAGTTGATACAGCAGATAATAATCACAATAGAACACGATTCTGTTGAGTTCCAAAGCAGTTGCAGCCTTCAAAGCCTCAATTAACGCGTGCCCCTCCACACTCCGCCTGCTCACCCGATCACCTTTAATCAAATCCAGAGGCTTCTTCATCTCAAATATCATCTCATCTCTCGAATTGCATATGGCCACACCAGTTCCTGCCATTTTCACTACTTTATTTGAAGAAACTCTCTCATCACTGAACAAACCCTTAAAATAAACCTTGAATACCTCTGCATTATCATCGCTCTTCGAAGAGGAAGAACCCACGCTCTACGGACGCTCCGCACCGGTTTCAATCATCGTTTGGTCTTTATTTTCCCGCATTATCATCGCTGGAGAGTGACTTTTATAATCAGAAGATGAGTAACTTCCACAAGTGATAAAAATAAACCttaacaacacaaatttaaaaaaaaaacatttacctGATATACAAAAAACAAAAATGGGGGTGATGTAGAACAACGAAGAGTAACAAATAATTGATTCCCGTTTTCAATTAcattatacccttatacaattaCCAACTTAGGTTGCCTCTACACACCATCGCATCATTTGGCACCCTTTGAGAGGCACCCTTTGATTCCCAACACTTGGTAACGCgtgtttatatacttattgaacAAAATTTATGCAACAAAATGCAAATCGTCGCTCTGGTAGAAACATATCTTCATCTCTTAAATGTTGCCGGTTCGACTCCCGTACGCAACCTTTGAATTTCCAACCTTCTTTTTTCTTTTACCACGTACTACtactaattaattaattaattcacTTTACTTGTCTTTTATTACGTGTTAATCAAAATTAATCAATTACAAGGGCCGCTGAATTGAAAGGCATCGAAACAATCAAAATAGGCACCTATTCATTAATTCTATATCTAACATCCCCTTCTACCGAACCGTTTCAGTCCACCGCTTCAAacaatatttatataccctattaaaaaaatTCACTGAACCGTTCCAAATATTTATATGTAATTCCAATCTGCTGCGTCTAATTCAAATAACGTACTCTATTAAATACACATCCGATCTGTTTTCGCAACTGTCAACTTCATGATCAACATCCCCACAGGAAGTCCGACATCGAGTTGTTGGAAATGGTTTCAGTGATCAAGAAGTTTCCGATGAAAACGATTTTTTGGATGATTTCTTTGACGAGGAGATCCAAGAAGTTTCCTTATCAACAAACCATTTATTATATCCATATCCTTTCTTCCAGTTCAAGCGCCATTCCCGTTCTTAATCACATCATCTTTTTTTGTTAACCAATAACCGCCTCAAGAATAAATAATCTAAAACAAAACAGATTGCAAATAACAAAAAATCTCATGTTATAATAACACAATATGTATTGCAAACTATAGTATATATTCTTCAGGATGGAGAAACACATGCTCGAGATTTTATACAATGCCAGGGATAATAATTAAATGTGAATTATCAGCATTGACGCGCATGGTGTGTTGCTCATGATCTACCGAGGGGATTTGGGGGGTATGAAAGAATTTGGGGGAGACGGAGGCTGTGATATCGGTTATGTGCTAATAATTAATTTAAGGTGGCATACATTTTATAACAATTTAGATTGTGATGAGGATGCGGGAGATATTGCAGATTTTTAAGTATTAATTTGATTTGAAGTTGTGAATCGATGTGtttatttaattttagttaaTTGGAATGTGTTAATTTAGAATGTCTGCGGCTTTATTAGGACACGGTAAGTTTTTGAGCGATATCTCAAGTGATATCGGTTTCGGTTTAGTTTGGTTTGTTATGTTATTGGTACCATATCGACATTTTAACCATTATTCTTATATGAcgattttttaatttataatttttcAATATTTTATTGTGCATGTTACGTCTTTGTTTTTTGGAAATTTTCTTTCATTTGTTTTTTATGAGTACCTGTAGCGTATCAATAACATAATAAACCGAACTGTACTAACTGATTCATAATTATTTACTGATTTATCTATTAAATAAGCATACATTActgttaaattttatttattaaatataatatttggtatatatatatataatgaaaatCTTTTAGATCTGACATATTAACTCAATATTGATAATAAACATGCTAAAGATTTTTGTTACCAACATCCCGCCGCAACACGCGGGGTAACGTTAACTCGTTCAATATTAAAATTGAATCGTAAGTTACAATTGGCTGGAACCCTAGATCGAGGATAGACCAACAATATAAACCCTAAATTAGGGTTTTCTTTCGGCCCTTACCATCAATTATCAGATGCTTTATATAATCGAAGCATTTGAGATGGGAGATGGCAGTGAAACCGACTACAGTGATTGCCGAGAAGTCGAACCAGTGAAGCATTGAACACCATAACCTTATGATTCCATCGTTCAATGTGCAAGCGATTTCTCAATTTTAGCGATAAAGTGTCTTAAAACTTTGATGAATATACAAATTCAACCCCTTTAAAAAGGCTTCATTTACTTGTATATGTTGTTATAAAGTTTGTAACCATGTTAAATTACATTTCTATCCATTAGATTTGCTTTATAataattactaggttagaacctcgtgtattacacgggttgaataaatgtaattttataaacaaaattaaaacaattattctttaaaaatctcgtttattacacgagttgaacaaatgtaattttatatattaataataaaaaattatatctctaaGAACCCCATGTATTatactgaataaatgtaattttatataccaaataataaaaaaaaatatctctaaaaaccatgtgtattacacgggtttaataaatgtaattgtataaactaaataataaaaaaattatatttttaaaaatcgtgtattgtacgggttgaataaatctaactatatatactaaataataaaaaaaaaagttatatctttaaaaacattgtgtattacacgggttgaataaatataattttgtaaccctgtgtattacaccggttggataaatgtaattttataaagtaaataacaaaaaagttatatttttataaaccccgtgtattatgtgggttgaataaatctaattatatatactaaataataaaaaaagtcatatctttaaaaacatcGTGCATtccacgggttaaataaatgtactTTTTGTATTGTAAATAATATGCTATTGGATACGGTTAAAAAATCATAAATTTGGTTCGGCTTAATTCGAATCGAATCATAAACTTGGTTAAGTTTTATTCGAATTGATTAGAATCCCAatttaaaaaaaccaaaaacagaATAATATTATTCACTTCTCTTCCTATTTAGTgctttttttttaagtttggtatAACGTATGATAAGTTATTTTGTATATTCTGTTTGTACATTAAATTTTTGATATGAacgtattattgtttttttttttaagtttaagatTATTGTTTTGTgctattatatatttaaaaaatatcttaaatttatgatttaaatttgaagataatattttattagaaaaaatagAATGATTCTATCCGACatttaaagtatgataagatttaatattaattgattatctattatttaattaattgatataaGATAAGTATGAAAATGTAGGAAATTAAAACGTAGatgccttcaatgaatgacacgtgtctcaaagttggtttcttttattatatagtatagaagaTTACATTATATAGATTACAAATttttaagagttaattgcccggatagtccctgtggtttgctattttttcaactttagtccccaccttttcaAAATAGCATGTATAGTTCCTGTGGTATAACAAACTGTTACTCAGATAGTCCCTGTAATAAATGGATATTAAATAATTCAGTTAAATAGatgtaaaattacaaaaatacacTTGACCCATCTCTCTATCAGAAACCTCTCTCTCGTCTCTCTCCTTTATTATATCTCATACcatcataaaaatataaaatacctcaaactaccatatcatcttcatattcatcagcatcatcttcatcatcagatcCCCACAATCACtatatcatcttcatcatcagatcTCAACAACTTAAAACCCCAGATTCTTTCAACAGTAACAGAAACCCTAGGTCTTCTTCACCACTTTCATTGTTTCGCTTATTGAAGGTGATGACTTACACAATGAACCAACTTAGAAAATTGAAGGCCCTGACTTAGAAATTGAAGGTTCTGACTTACAATATCTCATGGCGGCAGCAGAACACCCTAGCTTGCGGCGATGGTGGTTGATTTTTTGCTCCGGGTTTACTAGGTTTACACGGTAGTGGCGCTAATGGGTTTACTCTGATAACACGCCAGCATTACTCCGATGACATGCTGCCATTGTCCCTGCTTGCGGTGGTGGTTGATTTTTGCACCAACTGATATGAGTAAAGTGATTAATAGTGGTTTGTTGTTTGTTATTTGATtttttgtttgattaattgtTACCTCAGATAATCAAATTTGCGAAAAGATTCCTTTCCAATACCATTTGTTACAAGGTATTGGTGACAGATTGTGTTTATTACTTCTCTCGATTGTCTTGTAAATGGGAAAGAATTCTATTGAGTTATGTCTTGGGTCATCATATCACTTCCTTATTATTTGATTTTATTTGTAGAATAAGTTAATTGTTATTATgggtaagagagagagagagggggagggAGGGAGATGGAccaagggtatttttgtaattttacacCCACTTAACTGAATTATTTAACGCTCATCCATTACAGGGATTATCCGAGTAACAGTTTGTTAAATCACGGGGACTATACATGCTATTTTGAAAAGGTGAGGACTAAAGTTGAAAAAAtggcaaaccatagggactatccgagcaattaactcaaTTTTTAATTTTAGAAAGCAGCAAACCTAATCGCTCGCCTTGGTTGGGTTGGTGGGTCCGTCAAAACGACTTTATTCGGTACTTTGGCTTGAGACGTATTAAAATGAAATTTGCAATATAAGGATCCGTTAGAAACcatcctttattgcgagaaccgcgagaaccaagtgtgaacacaaccaaaaaatacctaaaaaaacaaaaaaagcactcaattttttttttactattttttattaaaaaatcgatATATTTCGTCATCaaaaaaaattcgagtaacaattatccatgcagacgtgcatatgtatcatttctttgacaaattccgtaatacattacTAATATTAGACAATTGTACTTTCATTTACCctaccattcataatacactacttttacattaacaatattagaaatgcatatgtgcatatatatgtatgaacttgttataacattaagaatactagaaatgcacatgtgcatctataaatatgaacatgttataacgtgttttggtacaccactttgaatacacctTCCCTTTcatctttcataccatccataatacactaccaatacctcctaccatccgtaatacaataTCATTGCCTCCTACCATCTATAATACGATACTATTACCaatatttcactttattacatgtacatcaacaccctttataccatccaaacatcatattacatcataaagtgacaaatataatcaaaccatcaacaactAGATATAAGTAACCAAAACACATGTATGggcctacttcatcatttaaaatcacaaaccttttgtaccaaaacacgttatatgatggttatacataatgatgcacatgtgcattcttaatattggtaatgtaaaaattAGTGTATTGCGGATTgtaatgtaaatgaaagtgcattttactactactggtaatatattacggaatttgtccaagaaatgatacatatgcacatgtgcatccataaTTGTTATTcgaaaaaatagttttttttttgtaacgaaatatagcgatttttattagaaaaatatttaaaaaaaattgtgtattttttggattttttaggtattttttgtgttcacattggttctcgtggttctcgcaataagggtggttctcaaatgaacctacccatatatatatatatagggtagggttctagagtgaacactaggttgagagtgaactgtgtgaactaatctgggccattggattacatcatctaaagatttttaaacaatgacaagattgtaattataataTTGTAACCTCCCTTTAAATTAATTGACAGAAGGGTATTTGCGTCTTTTGTAAATTGtatttattaaacaatataatcaaaatccctaaaatttcgctagtttccgtatatacaagatacacagttgttagtgtatacacatgtgtacagtcttgCTAGTATTAGTTTATACAGGATACATAGAttttagtttatacacatgtgtacagtctcactaactatcagtttatataagatacacaactgttagtttatacacatgtgtacagtctcgctaactatcagGTTATATAAGATACATCTGTGTATTATATTAAAAAAtggttacatatgtgtatattaacaaCATATAGTATATTATGCATGCGCACGAGTAAATTCATATAAAGTTTATGAAATTAATGAAAACGAAATATATCACAtgtatgcaaaaataaataatttcgtcacatattcaaaaaaaaaaagttaatgcccaaaaataattacaatttcaatctcagagaaaatttttaatatttattgaaaattataaaaagttaaaaacagtTTATACAGGATACATAGAttttagtttatacacatgtgtacagtctcactaactatcagtttatataagatacacaactgttagtttatacacatgtgtacagtctcgctaactatcagGTTATATAAGATACATCTGTGTATTATATTAAAAAAtggttacatatgtgtatattaacaaCATATAGTATATTATGCATGCGCACGAGTAAATTCATATAAAGTTTATGAAATTAATGAAAACGAAATATATCACAtgtatgcaaaaataaataatttcgtcacatattcaaaaaaaaagtt encodes the following:
- the LOC110896553 gene encoding uncharacterized protein LOC110896553; the protein is MAGTGVAICNSRDEMIFEMKKPLDLIKGDRVSRRSVEGHALIEALKAATALELNRIVFYCDYYLLYQLGRMAKGHL